CGGCCGCGATCACAAAATAGGCCGGCGTCGTACGGATTGCTGTACCTGTGTCCCGGTGGTTCGCCGACCCGTTCCGGTGACCCACCGGTACCGACTAACAGCAACTCGTCTCAGCTCATGAGTTTCTGCCCGTGGCCCCGTTCGACGAGGAGCAGTCCGACCAGTCCGAGGATGAGGGTGGTGTACGCCAATGCGGCCAACAGGGCGTCCTGTGTGGTCGCGTACTCGCCGGTCCGGAAGATGATCGTCTTTCGCACCATCGCGATGACGCCGGTGTAGATGACTAGCCGGACGATCCGTCGCGTCTCGCTCTCTTCGGTGTACGCGATGACCGTCTCGTACACCTCGACGATGATGAGCAGGAGGAGGCCGGTGTCGATGAAGCCGATGACGACGAGCGGGTCGGTGATCCGACCGCTCTGGACTGCTCCCACGATCTGGATGATGAGGTCGACGACGCCGATGGCGAACAGGAGCGCGAACACCGCGGCGGCGACGAGTTCGGCCGCGTGGATGAACCGGTTGGTCACGTTGGCGACGCGACCCGGCGACGGTCTGTCGCGCCCCTCGGGCTCGGCTGGTGCCTCTCCGTCGTCGGT
This window of the Haloplanus rubicundus genome carries:
- a CDS encoding phosphate-starvation-inducible PsiE family protein, which translates into the protein MTDDGEAPAEPEGRDRPSPGRVANVTNRFIHAAELVAAAVFALLFAIGVVDLIIQIVGAVQSGRITDPLVVIGFIDTGLLLLIIVEVYETVIAYTEESETRRIVRLVIYTGVIAMVRKTIIFRTGEYATTQDALLAALAYTTLILGLVGLLLVERGHGQKLMS